In Chloroflexaceae bacterium, the DNA window ACTGGCCGCGCACCCGCAGGGCGAACACGTTGGCGAGCTTTTCCGGGGGAATGATCTCGGCAGGCACTTCGATCTTCTCGGCCGCCTCTGTATCCACCTCTTGCGGGTCGGGGAGCGGAGAACCGGCGGTGATCACCCCTAGCAGCGGCACGAGACCGGCTCTGCCACTCAGCCTGACGGGCGCAGCGTCACCGCGCGACGTTAGCCGGATCCCGCGCGACACCTTGCCGTTACGACTGAGCAGGCCCTTGTCCCTCAGGGCGTTGAGGTTGTAGGCCACCACCGACGTCGAGCTGATCTTGAGTCCGCGCTGAATATCGCGAATTGCCGGCGGGTAGCCGTTCTCACGTACAAAGTCCTCGATGAAGTCAAGGATCTCTTTTTGACGATCCGAAGGCTCATCGCTTCGACGCATGTTCCCCATCCTTTCTCTGGCCGCAGCCCGGATGGGGCCAACGGCGAACGTTCAACAAGGCGTGTGCGCTGTGCGAACCGCTCTGGCTGCGCGCGTCGCATGGCGCAGCCAGAGGCGCCGGAGTAGAACTTTTGTAGCAAGTATAGCAAAGAAAACACTTGTGCGTCAAGAGGGCGGGAAGAGGGATGAGGAAAGCGGGTTTGCCTATCCTTCTCCCCCTGGCAAAGACGGTGTATCAGCAACGTCTGGCGGCAGGGCGCCG includes these proteins:
- the lexA gene encoding transcriptional repressor LexA: MRRSDEPSDRQKEILDFIEDFVRENGYPPAIRDIQRGLKISSTSVVAYNLNALRDKGLLSRNGKVSRGIRLTSRGDAAPVRLSGRAGLVPLLGVITAGSPLPDPQEVDTEAAEKIEVPAEIIPPEKLANVFALRVRGQSMIDALIDDGDIVLLRHQEKAENGQMVAAWLIDENAVTLKKFYLEGNRVRLQPANSTMEPIYTSPENVRIQGRVVGVLRSLL